AGTTTCAACGGGTCGCTGGGAGGTGTCGGCGCCACCCGCCTGGGGGCGCTGGTGATCGAGGAGGCGGTGCGCCGTGCCGGGATCGCGAAAACCGCGGTCGACGAGGTCATCATGGGCCAGGTGCTGCCCTGCGGCTACGGCCAGAACCCGGCCCGCCAGGCGGCCGTGCAGGCCGGAATGCCCTGGGAGGTGGAATGCCTGACGATCAACAAGGTTTGCGGCTCGGCGCTCAAGTCGGTGATGCTGGCGGCCCAGGCGATCCAGCTGGGGGATGCCGACGTGGTGGTCGCCGGCGGCATGGAGAACATGAGCCTGGCGCCCTACTACCTGGAAAAGGCCCGCTTCGGCTACCGCATGGGCGCCGGCCAGATCCAGGACCACATGGTCCACGACGGCTTGTGGGACATCGTCAACGACTTTCACATGGGGATTTCAAACGACCTCTGTTCGCAGAAATACGGCGTCAGCCGCGAGGACCAGGACCGCTACGCGGCGGAATCCTACCGTCGGGCCCTGGCCGCCATCGCCAGCGGGCGCTTCAAGGACGAGATCCTGCCGGTGGCCGTGCCCCAGCGCAAGGGCGAGCCCCGGGTCTTCGCCCAGGACGAGTGTCCGCGGGAGACCAGCTATGAGAGCCTCGCCGGGATGAAACCGGCC
This region of Desulfobacteraceae bacterium genomic DNA includes:
- a CDS encoding acetyl-CoA C-acetyltransferase; protein product: MREAVIVSAVRTPLGSFNGSLGGVGATRLGALVIEEAVRRAGIAKTAVDEVIMGQVLPCGYGQNPARQAAVQAGMPWEVECLTINKVCGSALKSVMLAAQAIQLGDADVVVAGGMENMSLAPYYLEKARFGYRMGAGQIQDHMVHDGLWDIVNDFHMGISNDLCSQKYGVSREDQDRYAAESYRRALAAIASGRFKDEILPVAVPQRKGEPRVFAQDECPRETSYESLAGMKPAFQKDGVATAGNSSIISDGAAATVVMARETAERLGCKVLATVGAQASAGIDMKYVLVAPILAIPKCLKKEGIGMDAVDLFEINEAFSGSTVAVMRELGLDSGRVNVNGGSVALGHPIGASGCRVLVTLLYEMIKQDKKVGLASLCLGGGEAVALVVRR